Genomic segment of Caretta caretta isolate rCarCar2 chromosome 4, rCarCar1.hap1, whole genome shotgun sequence:
CTTTTTTCTACAGGACCCCTGTCTCCTTCAGAGCACAGGAAAAATGGTGCTCACTTAAGGAcctgctatttaatattttctcttCTCCTCCGTTGTTCAATGTGTTATTCCAGGGTTTTTTttacttctccctcccccacctcccatttcCCTCACTGGCTTTTTCTATTTCTCCAGTCTCCCCTCCTCACCTACTCCAAGTCTCCCCAAACCTCTTGTCCCAAactgctcctttccctcccctcaccctTAATTCAACTTTTATCTCTTCTGTATTCAAATTGGATGGCTTCTTCCTCCCTGGCTGCTGCATGCCAGCATGAGGGTCATAAAAGAGACAGGCTTCCTGTTTTCGGTTCCAGTGTCCgacccagagcagctgggagcagtAATTACAAGGAAAGTCTTTCTGATTCCCCATGCACAGTTAAGTCACACATAGAAATtgtgaggggctggagcatgcttcTTGAGGAGGGATTATctggagattttagctgttaaaatAAAAGAGGTCTCTCCTGTACATAGGTGAGTCTTTTTTAGAAACCTTATTGGTTGGCCAATTCTTGGGCGGATTTTCATGGTGAAGGCAAAAAGCGTATCACTGGACACCAAGTCCACCCTCTGCCAAACTTCAAGTCCCTCCTTCAAAGCATATGGGAGCtaaagcatttcaaagaaaaagtctcaagaattttttaacatggaaaaatatattttgccctttgcctcattcttggaaacgACTTAACTCGTTTTGGCTGAAAAgtcctttctccccccaccccctcttcccccccaaaaaaacccagaacagcCTGAGGCAGATGCAGTTGTGGCCCAAATGGTTAGTTTTGCAAAGTTATAAGTAAAGTTACGATTTAGTCACCgcagtcacggattccgtgactttactGGACCTCGGTGACTTCTTCCACTTCAGCTGTCAGCAGCTGGCTGCAGCCAGGCTGTGCACCCCTGTCCCATAGCTGTGGCCAGCTCCAGAATGGGGACTACGGTGGGGCCACATTTCCCTGCCCGGTGGCTGCAGTGGGAGCCATGTGCCCCCTTTGTAGCTTCCCAGAGCTGTCTCTGCCTGtcagtcccctcctccccatgggaCTCCATGCCCTCGCTTACTTAGCCCTGGCCCCAGTTATTCTGAGTAAAGCCACGGACAGGTCATAGGTCACTaggaataaacaaaaattcacagtgCCCATCTGTGactttttttaactaaaaataactgtgacaaaatcttagccttagttataagcaactgaaaacagggtcttactaTGAGAAGTGTAGGGAAAACTTACTATCAGCCCCACCTATAATATTGTTCATTGCTAGTAATTCAATTAAATTTATGAGAAAGTAAGCAGTCTTCAAACTTAAGAGAATAATCTAATAGTACagagtgtaattttttttcttgattaaaCTTCACCCAGTTATTATACTGACATAATTTTAGatctttctcctttttccttaGTCTGTTATTTTTAATGTAAGTTAAATCAGAAGCATTTGTATGCATGTTCATTTGCCTTCTAAATTTAAGGCCATAGACGTGCCTCCATTATTATGACATGAAGAGGGGCAGAACAGTCCAAGTCCCACAGAGGAGTACTTGGGGTGAGAAGAGGAATGTGATTATAACACTACTGCATAGCTCatcctctcccttttgcagctgcTATGCAGATGCATTCTCATCTGCTGTAGGAGGCATAGCTGAGAGAAGTCAGAtgagcagctgctctgtgaagcTTCTTAGAGCAACAGAACTTACAATTCAAAATAAAGCCTCAGAAGTTACTGCTGCCCTCATTAAATCCTCCTCTGTGGCTTTCAGACATTGCCAGAGGAATACTGGGGGGGAAAGCCAGGCAATGGCAGCATGCCAAGTTTGCTAGATGTACTGCAGTTACTGTGAGAGGCCTAGATGGGAGCATCAAGTAGAGTGGATATTCATGATGTATTTTGTGTTTGTTCTCACGGATCTCAGTCCGCTGTGTGTTTTGGAGGCCCTGCCCACTTCTCAGACCCAGCTCTGACAAGAGAAAGTGGTGGGTGGAAGATGGGACTTAAAACTGCCTGTGTTAAATATTCCCCTGTGAGCCTGTTTTCAAAAGAAGGAAAATTTAAttggttcatttttaaaaaacagatgctTTGCTTGTCCATAAAATTTGCTGTATTTATAAAATTTTTAGACTGTGGAGATTCACGGTAGGACTTCTTTTTAACCACCATTCTGTCAGTGAAGCAGgaagaaaaatagaaatgttgTTTTGACATAAGTAAAGCACACTTTTATTTTGCTAACTTAcaaacactgttcctcagactgcATAAACACACCTATCCCAGGTTTTAGGTTTGTAATGAAATTGTGCAAAATGATTTTGGGCCTTACTACAAATACTACAAGATTGTATCATGAAAATTATCTAGAGCCCAATCCCGAGAGTCCATATGCCAAGTATCTCTGAGGAGGCATTCATTAACTCAGAGATGAGGCCCGTAGATAGGCAATGAATATGCCCAGTTGTTCCGTCCATACACTCAGCAACTTGACTAGAGGAAATTAGGACTAGGTGGGTCTTTCTAAGGGAGGGAGAATGAAAGGAGCAGTGTTGCCTCTAAGAACTGTTCCTTTAAGAGGGAATGAGAAGGAGCAGAGGACCCAACTGGATGGAAAGCCAAGGCCCTTCTGTGCATCCAAAAGAGCAGTATGGGCAGTAGTTGCAGAGGAGCTCTGCAGTGTGGTGGGAACCAGCATCTGTTGTTGGTTTGATGTGGGGAATCATTAATTGAGTCGACTGGGGTAGCAGTGGTAGCCAGAATTAATTGGGTAAATGGATTTATTGGAGGGAGACAATCTGTCAGAGATGTTTGTTTTTGGTGGGGAGTTAAGATGTGACAGTATAATTAAATGGGTATGACTTTGGGGGGAGGGTAGGTTTGGGGATATGGCAGCATAGGTTTCTCCCAGGTTAAGAGGTTTAATCCTCATATGAGGTGTTGGGAACTCTTCAGTCCTTGAATGTGTTGGACTTCTTGAAGTCTTTCATCATATTTCAAAAGCtcaataattccactgaagttacttTTAAGTAGTTTTTCTTTATATCAAACTCTGACAGAACTCTGGCATATGTGATCTACTGATGTAAAGTGCTATAGAAGAGGCAGGTGATATTATTATAGCAGTGGGACAGACTGGCAACTTTACTTCCATCATGATATAATACAAAAAGTATGctacccatccaagctgtggctACTATCTCAGTATGATGGAACATGAGGTGATGAGAGTGCTGTGCCTCTGCCCATAAAGAAGCCAGAAAGGGTGAGCATTATGACATACTCACACTGTTAGTTGACGGTAAACATTTTTCAGATAGGTGGACTATTATTCATAGCTTCATCTGAGCCAAATTAAGAGTCATACAAATTTATGTGCCATAGCTATGATATGAGTGTACAGTAGCATAGGATTTTCAAATCCATAGGAAATTTTCAGCTGTTTGAGCACTACTGTCCTGGAGATAGACTAGCCGTTTCAGTTCTATAGATGTGAGtagcatttctttttttcttttgtaaaagttCCTTATAAAAGCCCATACTTGTGTAATGAAGATATAAAAGGTAGGAGTTTTactgaagtattttttttaaatgcagcctGAAACATTTTTACAATAATACCAAAATATGCTTCCTATACTTACGTTACAATCATACTATCAAAAAGCTTGCATAAACATAGGCGTAAATATTGAACTCCTTTGGTATTTCCTCAATACAGAGTCAATGCCTGCTTCTGCTCTGCTGAGGAAATTCTCAAAATGTGAACACGTCAGAAGCGAATTAACAGATTTGCTGCTGAAAAATTGATGTAGCTACCCTgtattttttcatataaaaaaCACAGGTTGAATTCCCATTTTAAGCATGGGCATATTTGGGGGGCAGCAGATGGGATTGTGGGGGGGTGTCCTCtacaaactgcaagccttgggcaaGTGCAGAATTTGCCACTCCCCGCAACATGTGGCCCAGTTGTCCTCACTGGAGCTGCCttcccccccaaatatagaaATCAAACTATACCTatgattttaaatgcaaaatcgAACTgtaaatgagactactcacatgcttaaacttACACTTGGCTTTATGTGTTTGCTAGATTCGTGCTGTAtggtcagcaccttgcaggatcatgcCCAAATAGTGGATGTTTTGCTCTGAGTTTCTGGCCCATCCCCAGGGCTAAATAGGCCACTTTTCAATTTTGTGGGCATAACTGACTAATTCCTCGTGTAATCTCCATGCAGTTGTGTTGAATTTAGTAGGGTTGCTGTGGGGTGTAAGCCAGTATGGAATTCTGTTCAGAGTGTTTTAGATTTAATATGATCAATGCCTGAGAAAATCTTGACTCATTGTAATTCTGCTATTGACAATTCAGAAAATCAACACTATAATGTCAGCTGCTGTTGAAGCCTTTTAAtactggcctttttttttttttaaggccaagGTTGATACCACCCACTAAACTGATTGAGTCAAGATCAAAACAAAGTTATTCCACTTCACTTTTAAATTAAACACCATCTACTTGGATTAAACTAGTGAGCATTTTTAAATACTGCCTAATACTTGTCTGCTGTGTTTCCACAACTTCCACGTGAAGCAAACTGTGGTGATATTTAGAATGCAGATTTCCCTAAGCTATTTTGGTATTTCATTTGTGTATGATGTTGCCAGCTGTACCGTTTCTGAATATGATTTTGTTGTTTTACAGATGATACAGTAAGAGCTTTTGGGGAAAGAAACTGAGATTTGTGTCAAAGATCTGTTGCAGAACAACtgaaaagagaaagcagaatggACAACTTCTGAAAATTGTATTAAAGAACAAAAATCAATTGGAAACATATAAGGTGGACTTAGAGGagtaaagaattttaaaaagcagccagAAATTGGAATTCCCTGGTTTGGCTCAAGGTCTTGGGATAATGGATACCATTGAGACTGCAAAGCTTGAAGAGCACATGGAAAGTCAAAACAATGACACCTCAAATGGTTACGTTCGACCTACCCTATCTGTCAGCGAAGAGAGTGAAAATGGCAATGGCAAACCTAAGGGTTTACCTAATGGTTTGCGAAAAGGCACAAAGAAATATCCGGACTATATTCAGATTTCTATGCTTGCTGAATCTAGGAACAAATTTCCTTTGGAATGGTGGAAAACAGGCATTGCCTTTGTGTATGCTCTCTTCAATTTAATTCTAACGACTGTCATGATCACCGTTGTTCATGAGAGGGTACCTCCCAAGGAGCTCAGTCCTCCATTGCCAGATAAATTTTTTGATTATATTGATCGCGTGAAATGGGCTTTTTCTGTATCAGAAATAAATGGAATGATACTAGTTGGATTATGGCTAATCCAGTGGTTATTTCTCAGATACAAGTAAGTAGCTATATTTATCTCTGCTTCTACTTAGTAACAGAATTTgcttctgccacccttattcatgttgagtaGCACTTTTCTCCATGAGGAGTTACAGTGATTTCCCAAAATGAGTTCAGGTTTAATGTTTAAAGGAAATTTGCAGCTAAACTCTGCACCCATACATTGGAGTAGAGTTGGCTTGAAAACCACAATtacatttcatgaaaaatttgaggtttcaaaatttgtttttattctgatgCAGAATAAAAACAAGACCTTTTCCGAGCAGGACCtgaacctcagtctctctcatCCCCACAGAGCAATTTAACCACCAGGCGATTGTCTATTCTGAGATTAAATCTCTGGCTAGAAATTCCATTATGGAACTGAGACCTTACAGATGAAATTTTCATTAAAGTGATACCATTCCCCAAAACAGTTCAGTTTTGACTAAACTGCACTCTTTTTGACAGAAAGTGCTGTGAGACCTTAGTCAGCCCTAAGTAGAGCTTATtgaaacattttcaattaaactttttttttttaatttctgacaAGGCACTAGACAGTTCAGTAACATTAGACTGGATGCTCAAGCTAGTCACATCTCTGAGAACATCAGCCCATCTTTCCCTCCAGATCATCTCCTGTTTCCTCAAGAAACAATCTCTACAGATACTTTAAAGGAAAACCAACTTTATTTGACATGGGattgaaaatgaaaaggaaattacaaaataattacaagcaaaataaaaacactaGGAGAACACTAGTGCTATTAAATAGGCCTGAATTTTTACTTACCATCTAGtggttaaatgaaataaaaccatTACATTTGCAGCAATTTCTTTATCTCTCTTAACTGCAGCACATTCATGTTTCAATTTCGGTCTGTGACCCTATCTCTCCGTCTGTGACGTGACCCAGCAAGATGTGTCCAGACATCAAATattgtgtatctctctctctctcaaatctcaCATGGAAGTAGTACCATTGAAACTTTGTTTTCATATTGGTTAGATCACAATTTAAAAGCtctaataactttttaaaatttagggTATTAACCATTTAATGAGGCTACAGCTACGCTGGAGGCACCGTACGACCCTCTCTCCTCGTGACAAGTAAATATATCCTGCCTTTCAGTTTATGCttactttcttttctctccctccctccttgtttTCAGATCAATAGTGGGACGCAGGTTCTTTTTTATAATTGGAACTTTGTACCTGTATCGCTGTATTACCATGTATGTTACCACCCTACCTGTGCCTGGAATGCATTTTCAGTGTGCTCCAAAGGTAAGAAATCTTGGTATTGGCCAAAGTATTACATCAAATACAGTATCTGAAAAAGACATCTTGgtacattcatttattttaataaagttaaTGTTTTCTCCACATACTATATGATACTCTTCAGAGATAAGTGTGGCTCCTGGCAGGTGATTATTTTGGTGATTGCtaggtttttcattttattttggtaTATTGCTGTTAGTAAGGCAGGATTTTGTGAACAGTGAGCATCTTTTAGGAGTAGAGAGTACAAGGGAGTAGTACTACAGCAGATTGATTGTTTGCCCATTTTGTTTTAGGTTTTATGTACATCTAGGTACGTCAGGATTATGCCAGACTagacatatttatttttatttattttttttattttttttaaaagccatctAGATTCAtatcttcagagattttttttttcagctgagaCGTACATAATAAATATACCTTACTGTAGTTTGTCAGCTGACATACAAACCAGCTACTTGGAGGACAAGCTAGTGAAGCCTTGCATTGCAGTTAGATTTTTGAGAGGCAATGGTGGCCTGCTGTAAGCACGTTTGCCAATGATGCTGTTTTGGCCAGGGCTGTCTGGGGCTTTTAAATCCAGTTTGGGCAGCTGACACTCATGGCAAAAGGTATATAAACATAGGAAAAGCAAATTCTCCGAAAAAAAATTTGAGCAAGTACTTGTGGAAATTTGATTGTGTTTGCCAATGGTACTGCAGAACTAAATGATAGAGTGCTCTAAATGTTAGaccaattgtgtgtgtgtgtgtgtgtggtgatggTGAAGAACTGGCTTAGGTTTCTGTTATGATTACTCCAGGTCGCCGAACTAAGATTCCATAGCCACCTTAAAAAGATTTCTTTACtgatatgttaaggactgttgaATTATTGctttttggaagtttttctaatcCTAACATTGGCACATTGCAGCACCTACAGTAGACTTTGTATTTTAAATTGCATATTTCTGATTTTTGCTTTCAATATTCATCCCATCCCTCAATGCTGCAATTAAAATGGGATATATGGGAATTAAAAACAGACTTTACCTACAAGTATCACAGAACAAACATTGGAGCCACTCAGGGGACAGCTTTGGAGGAACAGGATTTCTCCCTAGCAACTCGGTTCAATGAATTAATATTTCAGGACTACTCTAGAGATGGGGGCATATTCATTCTTGATGTAATTGCTTTATCTTACTTGGAGTTAAACCAGGAATGAacttgtctccccctcccccaaacccccaacAAGTTAACTTAGTGAAAACTGATATGAAACTGACTGAGCGTTTGCACAGTGTCAGTAAGAAATTTTAAATCAGCCCAAGTGTATTTGAAAAGTCTACAAACATGTCAACAAACCTAGGCTGACTTCTGACCATTTAACTAAGCCCCAAATTAGGCAAATTTCATGTAGTTTTCAGTCTTGATTTGTGAACGTTTTACTTGGCTCTGGACAAAGAGTGAGTGACTTGCATGTAACACCTCACACAATTTTTATATTGGTTCTATTAGAACCATTtctcacagttcagggcaactgtacTTGTGTTTCCCCATAGTGGTCCAGCAAGAGCCCCTGCTCTCAGGCTTCCAGACCCCTAGCCATTGCATCTCTTGGGTAGAGacctgagtctctctctgtcctgaccagggcatttccaggctgcacagtcccTTGACtatactgtgatatccccagcaaaagataagctgcttctcctgctttctcttcagagactactAACAGGGTAATTGCCAACAGTTGTAAGTTACCACATAACACTTCCTATGAAAGTATTTTATTCTtatggtaaaagcattacagagaaaacctattaaaataataaaagaacctacacacatgctaataagcttaccagagatcactccagctgcctccaacatGGACTCTGGCAggtcagtccttcaaacctccCAAAGGGTTCTCTTTTATGGTCGCAAGTTCATAACCGCTTCAGCTCAGAACTAGTACCGTCTTATGAGGCCTGAGTAGTCCAAGCCCTTCCCTAAGGATTTGGGCCCTCCATGGACCAGAGTTCCTGTcttgtttgctggatcaggaagaaagcCCTGAGCCAGCTTAAACTCAGGCTAGTTattcaaaagtcctttctttgttgcTCCCTGAAGAATCCAAACTGGGTCTTTGAACTGTCCTCAGAGCAACAGGTGAACAGCAGACAAAGTCTCCTGCTCAGGATGAAACTTCAAAGGCTGAGTTCATAGGTAGTTCCCAGAACagatgtgggcaaactacggctcgcgggccacatccggcccacgggaccgtcttgcccagctcctgagctcctagcctgggaggctagccccctcctcctccacagcctcagctcgctccactgctggcgcaatgctctgggcagcagagcagggagctcctggggcagcagagcAGTGAGCCTGACCtggggtgctctgtgctgtgtggcacagctgcctgtcctggtgcagctgtgccgccagccaccagcgcttcaggcagcgcagtaaggaggcagggagctgggggattAGATAGCGGGCAGGGGAGTTCAGAGGTGGTgatcagggggcgggggtgtggataggtagcggggcagtcagagggcagggaacagggtgaTTGAATGGGGAcagaggtcccggggggggcagtccggaaggagaaggggggttggatggggcggcagggggcaggcaggagtTCCAGGGGCGgtctggggacagggagaaggggtggttggatgtggCGGGGGGGcatcaggaaggagagagggggttggatggggcagcggggagcagtgaggggcagggggtccaggggtggtcagggaagacagagcgggggggggttgaATAGAGTGGGGAGTCTGGGGCAACAGagcggggggtggatggggcaggggtcccggggggggctctcagggggtgagaagcaggtggggtcagatagggggcggggaccatgccatgcctggctgtttgaggaggcacagcatcccttaactggccctccatacaatttcagaaacccaatgcgtccctcaggccaaaaagtttgcccacccctgtcctcaAAACTCTACTTCACTCACATTGTCCCAAAAGATCTATCATGTCTGCTATattcagaagggtagccgtgttagtctggatctgcatccgacaaagtggttattcacccacgaaagttcatgctccaatacgtctgttagtctataaggtgccacaggactctttgccgcatCTGCTATATTGTTTAACACAGTCTTTTGAAGTTCATATTATCTCTTTGTTCCTCCTAAacattcaataaggtttaacttaactCCATAAGGCTGGCCCAGGATACTGTCATATCTGTCACACCATTATTGAAAGAGAGTTCTGGGGTACGTGCCACAAGTGACAAATATGTACTATGAACTTACACAATTCTTAATGTGTCCACCCTTTTGAAATATACTGTACCTCATCCTGATCAATATATAATGCAATATATATTGCATATAATGCAATATATAAAGCTTTGCGGTTATTTTTATGAAGGACCTGCACATTTTGATtggaaaacaagaaacaaaaaggtTTAAAATCCAGCAGCGCATATCCTAGTCTAATCCTATAATGCCTAGCCTTGGTTGTTGACAAATTTTTCTGGTAAATATGCTATTATCTTTGAGAAATACATAGACAATAGACAAAGAAGATTCAGATGTTTAGGAAATAGagcttttcattattattttttaagcaCAAGTTAACTTAAACTTCTTGTCCAAACATATATTCTTCATCATCTTGAATTTTTTCTCATTTTGCAGTTGAATGGAGATTCTCAGGCTAAGGTGCAGAGGATCCTACGATTGATTTCTGGTGGTGGTCTGTCCATAACTGGATCACACATCCTATGTGGAGACTTCCTGTTTAGCGGTCACACAGTAGTGCTAACACTCACCTACCTGTTTATCAAGGAATGTAAGTTACAGTATTTAAATATAGTTGTGTTGCTGATGCCTGTGTTACAAGAAGAGCACTTAATCTAAAACCACATTGTTGCATTTTACAAcctaaaataaatggcaaaattgCAATACACAGTTTGACAAAATGCACTTGACCCTCCTAGTGGGTGGCTTCTGGAATGAGTCTGCCATGCTTGTACATAGTATGCAAGTACAATAATATCCTAGTACATGGTGTGGAGCTTCAGAGTTTTTAGAAAACATCTGTGTGTTTTGGGAGACTGatgtgggaggggtgtgtggtaAGGTTGAGAGAGGGGCTGAATCAGCTCAGTGCACAAAATGATTATCTGTCTTATCACTTCTGTTTGAGGTAATCAGCAAATAATCCTCTAGTTAATGATTTGAGAGAGCAAGAAAGAGAAATGACTCCCCTTGCGTCAATGGGAATTATGCCCGCTTATACCAGTGCTGTATTTGGTGCTGGGTTTGGCTTGCACAATGGAGGATACTTTTTTATAACCTCATTTTGCAATGGTCTGTCAAAAATCCAGCTCCTGAGGGCAGTAGGGAACTCTGTGGCTTCTGGAGTCTCACAGTATGAGTTTCAAGATTATGTAACTGAGGACCAGACAGTAAGATGTAATATGCAGCATGCACCACTCGGACCTCAATAATTTGGCTACTTGTTTGGCCATATGTCAGtgcagcagcatttttcttttaaattcacgGCATGGCATGTATCTAAAATTAGAATCTGTCCCTGTTTCATTGCTGATTTCCTGAGCACTTTGACTGAGGCATTGGACTTCATTAAATTATTTATCTAACTTCAGCACACAGGATAACGTAAAACATTCTTTTTTGTAACAAAAGAATGTCCCATTACTTGGTGAGGCAAACAATGTTACTTGACAGTCTAAAGAGAGACCGAGAACTTCCATATGGACATAAGACCTTTTATTTCTTAAAACAACAAAGAGGTATAGCATGGTGACCATTAAGTCTAAGTCTTTGTACTACGAAATTTTCTGGCATTGTATTGTGTGTAATTAATAAATCAAACCTGCTAGAAGAACAGATGGCAGTCAGCCTAATGTTCCATGAGTAGGTGGCAACAGGATTTCCTGCTTTCTGTTTTATTAATTTTGTATGTATGTTTGTTATCACAGCTTAACAGTGGTCATTTAAATCTTATCCTGTAATATATGCCACAGGCAAGGTATATTTAACtcttctttttaaagattttttttcatacaGTAGCATAATTCAGATGTCTTTAAATAGCAGGgtaagggtgggggagaataaCAACCAGACTGTACATATAATAAGCTTTGTAAATGCTGCCTAAGAATTGGCAGTGTATCCCATCTGAATTCTTCTGCTTTGTAGTCAAAGTGCTGTGTACATCAGAAGTGCATAATTTACCCATTTCTATTTCCTGTGTAATTAGGAAAATGTAGTTTTCTAAGCAAGAGCATATAGTATATCATTGTTTTGAATTAGAGGTTACTTGCAATATGCTCTGCTGGTCTCTTTGATCAGGCATGTTTCTTGTGTGAGAGACATTTGTTTAtttctaggccctggtctacactatgagtttaggtcaaatttagcagcgttaggttgatttaaccctgcactcgtccacatgacaaagccatttttgtcaacttaaaggactcttaaaatctatttttgtactcctccccgacaaggggattagcgctaaaatcaacatcgctgggtcgaatttggggtagtgtggacacaattcgatagtattggcctctgggagctatcccagagtgctccattgtgaccactctggacagcactttcaactcagatgcactcgtcaggtacacaggaaaagccccgggagcttttgaatttcattttctgtttggcctgcatggcgagctcatcagcacaggtgaccatgcagtcccagaatcacaaaagagctccagcatggaccgaatgggaggaaCTGGAtttgattgctgtatggggagatgaatccatgctaacagaactccgttccaaaagacataatgccaatatatatgccaaatCTCCAAGGTCAaatgcgaggtgtttacaatgctcacaactgcagCGGTGATTGAAACGGTCTCCCGCTTGCAGTGCTGTGGCGTATGCGcaggcaatccaggaaaaagggtGAGAAATGATTGTCTACCGTTGCTCTCAtagaaggaggaagggagggaatggtcactgacgacatgtacccaaaaccacccgcggcTACTTTGTCcgttctcaatttttttta
This window contains:
- the SGMS2 gene encoding phosphatidylcholine:ceramide cholinephosphotransferase 2, producing MDTIETAKLEEHMESQNNDTSNGYVRPTLSVSEESENGNGKPKGLPNGLRKGTKKYPDYIQISMLAESRNKFPLEWWKTGIAFVYALFNLILTTVMITVVHERVPPKELSPPLPDKFFDYIDRVKWAFSVSEINGMILVGLWLIQWLFLRYKSIVGRRFFFIIGTLYLYRCITMYVTTLPVPGMHFQCAPKLNGDSQAKVQRILRLISGGGLSITGSHILCGDFLFSGHTVVLTLTYLFIKEYSPRHFWWYHLICWLMSAAGIICILVAHEHYTVDVIVAYYITTRLFWWYHSMANEKNLKVSSQTNFLSRAWWYPIFYFFEKNIQGSVPCCFSWPISWPPSCFKSSCKKYSRVQKTGEDNEKST